A window of Chiloscyllium plagiosum isolate BGI_BamShark_2017 chromosome 25, ASM401019v2, whole genome shotgun sequence genomic DNA:
ttgaaataaaataaagaactgcggataccgGCGATTTGAAGCGAactgtcactggactcgaaacattgattctgctgtcTCTTTTCATAGATGCTaacagatctactgagtttttccagcaatttctgtttgcgtttcagatttccagcatacacatttatttattttatgtttaatCTGAAGGGTGACTGGATTCGGTGCAttaattctgctctctctctccatagatgctgagtttctccaacaatttctgtttattttgaaaAGGTCAGGAACAATGATCAAAGTCTCTTTCTAATGCTTATATCTGATTTGTAGAAAAGGAAAGATCCAAATATATACTCCAGTATATTTGTTAAAACAATAATTTCTTTGTACCGTGTACAAAATGCACGCATTTCTAAAAAGGTACCGCACTTGTTAAAGTATTTTGTGAGTTGGATCGGCATTACTAACATAAATTCGTTGATAACCGCTGTTAGTATGTCTCGTTTAGAAGTCATGTGACTGGGAGGGCTGAGCATGATTATTCGTGGTCAACAGTCAGCTTCATTTGCATAATGAAGAACCATGTCGTGCGGTGTCACCATTAAAAGCATTGATAAGGCAAAGCGAGACGGGCAAACAATACTTTCCTGTAACCTGGCGACGTGTCTGAGCCTCACTCAGATCATCATGTTTCATTGGGAGCGTGTCATCACAACGTTGCTCATCGGCGCAGTCTGTAAGTATTCAACAAACTTCACTGACTGATGGGAAGTGACGATACTGATCAACTGAAGCCTCCCCTCTGACTCTGCTCTACATTTTGCAGGTTCGAATGCGGCGGTTACATTAACCCAACCGAAATCGATCTCCATCGAGCCGCAAGGCACTGTTAAATTAAGTTGCACCGTCTCTGGCACTTCCTTGGGAAACGGCGACGTGGGCTGGTACCAGCAGAAATCCGGGAATACTCCTCGATTCCTACTCTACCATGATCTCAACCGCGAGGTCAAGGGTACGGGGGTCCCCGCTCGATTCTCTGGGAGGAGTCAATCGTCAACAAATGCCGCGTATTTAACCATCAGCGGAGTTCAAGCGGAGGATGACGCCAACTATTATTGTGGTTGGGGTAGCTACGGCTTCGGCGGAGGGACCGAACTCACTGTTCTGAGTAAGTAGCCGTACAGTAGACCCTTCTTTTCTGTGTCTAATAGTTAGTCAAACTTGTACTTGTTTAGATGATCAATGAAGTAATGTGAGTGAGATGAAGCAACTGTGGCTGTAGATTGGCATCAACAATTGTTTGGGATACAAAACTATCACACGAACAAAACGTAAAAGGAACGATTTGTTTCCTATCTACAAAGAGTTCCACTTTCTTGGCGAGATT
This region includes:
- the LOC122562821 gene encoding immunoglobulin lambda-1 light chain-like; its protein translation is MSCGVTIKSIDKAKRDGQTILSCNLATCLSLTQIIMFHWERVITTLLIGAVCSNAAVTLTQPKSISIEPQGTVKLSCTVSGTSLGNGDVGWYQQKSGNTPRFLLYHDLNREVKGTGVPARFSGRSQSSTNAAYLTISGVQAEDDANYYCGWGSYGFGGGTELTVLTLEATRPSVSLLPPSPDQISADDTATLVCLVNHFFPGSVEVSWSVDGETTDSGVQTTQAVRGTDQTYSVSSYLTLTAAQWNSHEVYTCGVTHESLSSQLKQSIKRSGCE